A stretch of the Halomonas sp. BDJS001 genome encodes the following:
- a CDS encoding CoA-acylating methylmalonate-semialdehyde dehydrogenase: MTTTAIQHFINGQVTAGESAQSQDVFNPATGRVTGRVSLASPADVNTAVAAAQAAFPAWADTPPIRRARVMFKFLELLNAHKDELAEAITKEHGKVFTDAQGEVARGIDIVEFACGIPQLLKGDYTEQVSTGIDNWTTRQPLGVVAGITPFNFPAMVPMWMFPLAIAAGNTFILKPSPLDPSASLLMADLLKQAGLPDGVFNVVQGDKDSVEALIDHPHVKALSFVGSTPIANLIYERGARNGKRIQALGGAKNHMVVMPDAHLDKAVDALIGAAYGSAGERCMAISVAVLVGDVADKVVPTLAERAKALKVKDGMQLDAEMGPIVTHQAHQRITGYIEKGVAEGAELVVDGRDFNASEAGDECAEGFWMGGTLFDNVTPEMTIYKEEIFGPVLVCVRVPDIATAIQLINDHEFGNGVSCFTESGTVAREFGRRIQVGMVGINVPIPVPMAWHGFGGWKRSMFGDTHAYGEEGVRFYTKQKSIMQRWSDSIDAGAEFVMPTAK; encoded by the coding sequence ATGACAACTACAGCGATTCAGCACTTTATTAATGGTCAGGTCACCGCTGGTGAGTCTGCTCAATCCCAAGACGTTTTTAACCCCGCCACTGGCCGAGTTACCGGCCGTGTATCGCTAGCTTCCCCGGCGGACGTCAATACGGCGGTAGCGGCTGCCCAAGCCGCTTTCCCCGCTTGGGCTGATACCCCGCCCATCCGCCGCGCCCGGGTGATGTTCAAGTTTTTAGAGCTGTTGAACGCACATAAAGATGAGCTAGCCGAAGCGATTACCAAAGAGCACGGCAAGGTGTTCACCGACGCCCAGGGTGAAGTGGCCCGTGGTATCGATATTGTTGAATTTGCCTGCGGTATCCCGCAGCTGTTAAAGGGCGATTATACCGAGCAGGTGAGCACAGGGATCGATAATTGGACGACGCGCCAGCCGTTAGGTGTCGTCGCTGGTATAACGCCATTTAATTTCCCGGCCATGGTGCCGATGTGGATGTTCCCGCTGGCAATTGCGGCGGGTAATACGTTTATTTTGAAGCCAAGCCCGCTCGACCCCAGCGCTTCACTGCTGATGGCGGACTTGCTAAAGCAGGCAGGCCTGCCCGATGGCGTATTTAACGTTGTGCAGGGTGATAAAGACTCCGTGGAAGCACTCATCGACCATCCGCATGTTAAAGCGCTGTCGTTTGTGGGCTCAACGCCGATTGCCAACCTGATCTACGAGCGTGGCGCCCGCAACGGCAAGCGCATTCAAGCCTTGGGCGGGGCCAAAAACCATATGGTCGTGATGCCCGATGCACATTTGGATAAAGCCGTCGACGCATTGATCGGTGCCGCCTATGGCTCCGCCGGCGAGCGCTGTATGGCGATTAGCGTGGCGGTGTTGGTGGGTGATGTGGCTGATAAGGTCGTCCCAACATTGGCAGAGCGTGCTAAAGCGCTGAAAGTAAAAGATGGTATGCAGTTGGATGCGGAAATGGGCCCCATTGTGACTCACCAAGCCCACCAGCGAATTACCGGGTATATCGAAAAAGGCGTGGCGGAAGGCGCCGAACTGGTGGTCGATGGCCGCGATTTTAATGCCTCCGAGGCGGGTGATGAGTGTGCTGAAGGGTTCTGGATGGGCGGCACGCTGTTTGACAATGTCACCCCCGAGATGACGATCTACAAAGAGGAAATTTTTGGCCCGGTGCTGGTCTGCGTGCGGGTGCCGGATATTGCCACCGCGATCCAGTTGATTAACGACCATGAGTTCGGCAACGGCGTTAGCTGCTTTACCGAAAGCGGCACGGTAGCAAGGGAGTTTGGCCGCCGTATTCAGGTCGGTATGGTGGGTATCAATGTGCCCATTCCGGTGCCTATGGCGTGGCACGGTTTTGGCGGCTGGAAGCGCTCAATGTTTGGTGATACCCATGCCTATGGCGAAGAGGGCGTGCGTTTCTACACCAAGCAGAAATCGATTATGCAGCGCTGGTCGGATTCGATTGATGCCGGGGCTGAATTTGTAATGCCCACGGCGAAGTAA
- a CDS encoding LysR family transcriptional regulator, protein MQEYASLRAFVAVARTGSVSRAAEQLHLTQPAISLKLKQLQANLGLTLFSRRPQGLALTADGHALLPAAEKALASAQAFEQTAGTLHSTLRGKLSIGTIVDPEFLRLGAFLSRLMARAPQLETELHHGMSGSVLNRIEQGDLDVGFYLAPPGEGSGQEHGGLAWRELTHFDYHVIAPAGWENRLTDTCWAHLATLPWIVTPQDSAHYRLLKQALAPSGAVPNRVAQVDQEACMLDLVRAGVGLSLARDALAMTERQESGLAVADNIRLPCALSFIWRHESTNEPTVSAALSTLDEVWPHRLG, encoded by the coding sequence ATGCAAGAGTACGCCTCGCTGCGCGCCTTTGTGGCCGTGGCACGAACGGGCAGCGTATCGCGAGCTGCAGAGCAGCTACACCTGACGCAACCGGCTATTAGCCTAAAGTTGAAGCAGCTACAGGCCAATTTGGGCCTCACGCTGTTTAGCCGCCGCCCTCAGGGCCTTGCCTTGACGGCCGACGGCCATGCGCTGCTACCTGCCGCTGAAAAAGCCCTGGCCAGCGCCCAGGCGTTTGAACAGACCGCAGGAACGCTACATAGCACGCTGCGCGGCAAGCTCTCAATCGGCACTATTGTTGACCCGGAATTTCTCCGCCTGGGGGCATTTCTAAGCCGCCTGATGGCCCGTGCGCCCCAGTTAGAAACCGAGCTGCACCATGGCATGAGCGGCAGCGTGCTTAATCGCATTGAACAAGGTGATTTGGATGTCGGCTTTTATCTGGCGCCGCCCGGCGAAGGTTCGGGCCAAGAGCATGGAGGGCTCGCTTGGCGTGAGCTAACCCACTTTGATTACCATGTGATTGCCCCTGCGGGGTGGGAAAATCGGCTTACTGACACCTGTTGGGCGCATCTGGCGACGCTGCCATGGATTGTGACGCCCCAAGACTCCGCCCACTACCGGCTGTTAAAGCAGGCGCTGGCACCGAGCGGCGCAGTGCCCAACCGGGTGGCCCAAGTTGACCAGGAGGCCTGCATGCTTGACCTGGTGCGCGCAGGCGTTGGCTTAAGCCTGGCCCGGGACGCTCTGGCGATGACCGAGCGCCAGGAGAGTGGCTTGGCAGTGGCGGACAATATTCGCCTGCCCTGCGCATTAAGCTTTATCTGGCGTCATGAAAGCACCAACGAACCCACCGTTAGCGCGGCGCTTAGCACGCTGGATGAGGTATGGCCTCATCGTCTAGGCTAA
- the msrA gene encoding peptide-methionine (S)-S-oxide reductase MsrA produces MIRLSPLRPFTLSVLAAAGLASPSLQAQSSQDQTSQQQSSAEATFAGGCFWCMEPPYDNQPGVTATTSGYIGGELENPSYEEISQGGTGHAEVVQIEYDPEQISYEQLLEIFWRNIDPFAVDRQFCDVGDQYRSAIFYHDDEQRELAEASKAEMEERFDREIATQIAPANTFWPAEEYHQDYYQKNPVRYKFYRYSCGRDGRLEEVWGEEAGGPTFE; encoded by the coding sequence ATGATCCGTCTGTCCCCTCTTCGTCCATTCACGCTTAGCGTGTTGGCTGCCGCTGGCCTAGCCAGCCCTTCGCTTCAAGCTCAGTCCTCTCAAGACCAGACCTCGCAACAACAGAGCAGTGCGGAAGCAACCTTCGCTGGTGGCTGCTTCTGGTGTATGGAGCCGCCGTACGATAACCAACCCGGCGTCACTGCCACCACTTCCGGCTATATCGGCGGCGAGCTAGAGAACCCCAGCTACGAAGAAATCTCCCAGGGCGGTACTGGCCATGCTGAAGTCGTGCAAATCGAATACGACCCCGAGCAGATCAGCTACGAACAGTTATTAGAAATCTTCTGGCGCAACATCGACCCCTTTGCGGTCGACCGTCAATTCTGCGATGTGGGCGATCAATACCGCTCGGCGATCTTCTATCATGACGATGAGCAGCGCGAACTGGCCGAAGCGTCCAAAGCGGAAATGGAAGAACGCTTTGATCGAGAGATCGCCACCCAAATAGCACCGGCGAACACCTTCTGGCCTGCTGAGGAGTATCACCAGGACTATTATCAAAAGAACCCCGTGCGCTATAAATTTTACCGCTACAGCTGTGGTCGTGATGGCCGCCTGGAAGAAGTGTGGGGTGAAGAAGCCGGCGGGCCTACGTTTGAGTAG
- a CDS encoding sigma 54-interacting transcriptional regulator: protein MQRIEECLSLEAALPLFDLHGTDAVEVFDTHGQVIGVLTRTDIEKAQRDAALGQLVGECLRYRVTGIKPQTEAECVDASGFDQEPLRSFLDALHDGVYITDANGITVTINKAYERITGISRAEVVGFHMADLVKAGFISKSASLEVIRERRPITLVQTVHGSRKIVVTGTPMFNADGSIAYVVTSVRDITELLLAKHAQEQLEQIQRIREAYKVPEITSLSAPGVITSQQTEPCFALAKRVAKSTAKILIQGETGTGKTLLARYIHQQSDRMEGPFMELNCAAFPEGLLEAELFGYAAGAFTGAAPRGKQGLLDVAHGGTLFLDEIGDLPLALQVKLLKVVEENRYLPVGGTAFRHTNVRLITATHQDLNDHVKKGSFREDLFYRISVVPLWLPPLRQRRDEVIPLLNYYLDHFNQLHDVNRRWNPEALELLSNYLWPGNIRELINLTERLAVTAVEDEITTTTLPSEIFPALPHNLETVSGDLRQQVRRFEQQLIQQALAKHGTTRAAAAVLGIDQSTLVKKQRRWR from the coding sequence ATGCAACGTATCGAAGAGTGCCTTTCGTTGGAAGCCGCGCTGCCGTTATTTGATTTGCACGGCACTGATGCGGTTGAGGTATTTGATACCCACGGTCAGGTGATTGGGGTATTAACCCGCACCGATATTGAAAAGGCACAGCGGGATGCGGCGCTAGGCCAATTGGTAGGCGAGTGTTTACGCTACCGTGTAACAGGCATTAAACCTCAGACGGAGGCTGAATGCGTTGATGCATCTGGCTTTGACCAAGAGCCATTACGTTCTTTTCTGGATGCCTTGCATGACGGTGTTTATATCACCGATGCCAATGGTATTACGGTGACGATCAATAAAGCTTATGAACGTATCACGGGTATTTCGCGCGCGGAGGTAGTGGGCTTTCATATGGCTGACTTGGTGAAGGCGGGGTTTATTTCTAAGTCAGCCTCGTTGGAGGTTATCCGGGAACGTCGTCCGATTACGCTGGTGCAGACCGTTCATGGCAGTCGCAAGATCGTTGTGACCGGGACGCCCATGTTCAATGCCGATGGCTCCATTGCCTACGTGGTTACCAGTGTGCGTGACATTACTGAGCTGCTGCTGGCGAAACATGCACAGGAGCAGCTGGAGCAGATCCAGCGCATTCGTGAGGCGTATAAAGTACCTGAGATAACGTCACTGAGTGCGCCAGGGGTGATCACCAGCCAACAAACGGAACCCTGTTTTGCGCTTGCTAAGCGAGTGGCAAAATCAACCGCGAAGATCCTGATTCAAGGAGAAACGGGGACGGGTAAAACGCTGTTGGCGCGCTATATCCATCAGCAAAGTGACCGTATGGAAGGGCCGTTTATGGAGTTAAACTGTGCGGCATTTCCGGAAGGGTTGCTGGAAGCAGAACTGTTTGGCTATGCCGCTGGGGCGTTTACCGGGGCTGCGCCAAGAGGTAAGCAGGGGCTACTGGATGTGGCCCATGGCGGCACGCTTTTTCTGGATGAAATTGGTGATTTACCCCTCGCGTTGCAGGTGAAACTACTCAAAGTGGTGGAAGAAAATCGCTATTTGCCAGTAGGCGGGACAGCTTTCCGTCACACCAATGTGCGCCTGATTACCGCGACCCATCAGGATTTAAATGACCACGTTAAGAAAGGGAGCTTTCGTGAGGATCTATTTTATCGCATAAGCGTGGTGCCGCTATGGTTACCGCCTTTGCGGCAACGTCGCGATGAGGTAATCCCCTTACTGAACTATTACCTAGACCACTTCAATCAGTTGCACGATGTTAATAGGCGCTGGAACCCCGAGGCGTTGGAGCTACTTTCGAACTACTTATGGCCTGGCAATATCCGCGAGCTGATCAATTTGACCGAGCGCTTAGCCGTTACGGCAGTAGAGGATGAGATCACTACCACTACGTTGCCGAGTGAGATATTTCCTGCTCTGCCCCATAATTTAGAGACCGTGAGTGGTGATCTTCGGCAGCAGGTTAGGCGGTTTGAACAGCAACTCATTCAACAAGCGCTTGCCAAGCATGGCACGACGCGCGCAGCGGCCGCTGTGCTGGGAATCGATCAGTCGACGTTGGTGAAAAAGCAGCGGCGCTGGCGTTAG
- a CDS encoding iron-containing alcohol dehydrogenase, whose protein sequence is MQLSSLNRVSSFKSAGKLITGQGAAQQLQLYVQSLGMKCPLLVTDSGVVASGTLEIITEQLMALNVTYEVFDQVTPEPEVEIVEICTRAFIAGQHDSVIAIGGGSAMDIAKCVAVYARYEGPLEGLFGENKIDRREVPLIAMPTTAGTGSEVTNIAILSDKAQQMKKGIVSDCLLPDVAIVAPELTLSCPRSVTAASGVDALVHAVEAYLSNFATPITDALAVKAMNLIVHALPKAFANPNHLQAREDMATGSLLAGLAFGNAGVGAVHALAYPLGGRYHLAHGVTNALLLPFVMEWNRLACVERFRGIAVAFEEPVTGLSDDAVADLVIKRLHKLCADVEIPSGLRSFDIPESAIPALAAEAINVERLLRNNPRVLTQADIEAIYHAAY, encoded by the coding sequence ATGCAGTTAAGTAGCCTTAATCGAGTAAGCAGCTTTAAAAGTGCCGGTAAGTTGATTACCGGCCAAGGGGCTGCACAGCAGTTGCAGTTATACGTCCAATCGCTGGGCATGAAGTGCCCCTTGCTTGTTACCGACAGCGGTGTGGTGGCTTCAGGCACGCTGGAGATCATCACCGAGCAGCTCATGGCGCTCAATGTGACCTATGAGGTGTTTGATCAGGTAACGCCCGAGCCAGAAGTCGAAATTGTTGAAATCTGCACCCGCGCTTTTATTGCTGGCCAGCACGATAGCGTCATCGCTATTGGCGGTGGCAGTGCTATGGATATCGCTAAGTGTGTGGCGGTTTATGCGCGCTATGAGGGGCCGCTTGAGGGATTGTTTGGCGAGAATAAAATCGACCGGCGTGAGGTGCCTTTAATTGCTATGCCCACTACTGCGGGTACGGGCTCTGAAGTCACTAACATTGCGATTTTGTCGGATAAAGCCCAGCAAATGAAGAAAGGCATAGTAAGCGATTGCTTACTACCTGATGTGGCCATTGTCGCTCCTGAGCTGACGCTAAGCTGCCCGCGCTCGGTGACGGCGGCTAGCGGTGTGGATGCACTGGTGCATGCGGTGGAAGCCTACCTTTCAAACTTTGCCACGCCCATTACCGATGCGTTGGCGGTGAAAGCCATGAACCTGATTGTGCACGCGCTGCCCAAGGCGTTTGCCAATCCTAACCATCTGCAGGCCCGTGAGGATATGGCCACCGGCAGTCTGTTGGCGGGGCTGGCGTTTGGTAATGCGGGGGTAGGCGCGGTGCATGCGTTGGCATATCCATTGGGCGGGCGTTACCACTTAGCCCATGGGGTCACCAATGCGCTCTTGCTTCCCTTCGTCATGGAGTGGAATAGGTTGGCTTGCGTTGAGCGCTTTCGGGGTATTGCGGTGGCATTCGAAGAGCCAGTCACGGGCCTTTCCGATGATGCGGTGGCGGATCTGGTTATCAAGCGCTTACACAAACTGTGCGCTGATGTGGAGATCCCTTCTGGCCTGCGCTCGTTTGATATTCCCGAGTCTGCCATTCCGGCATTAGCTGCTGAGGCGATTAATGTTGAGCGCTTATTGCGCAATAACCCACGGGTATTAACTCAGGCGGATATTGAAGCGATTTATCACGCCGCTTATTAA
- a CDS encoding ABC transporter substrate-binding protein encodes MKPKSNNQPLLHFKKAMLLPAVLGAALSLGTTANAQDVLKAGGTPSGIPFTFLDVQTNEITGAMVDLVNALGEDMGYEVTIQESQFNALIPSLTAGHIDIISAAMLKTEERAKQVAFSDDVYPYGEGVVTRQDYDGEINTLEDLSGEVIGAQVGTTYVEQLNNMGIFPEIRNYDSLADMMRDISLGRIVAGVGDAPIMGYHLSQDRFPELQLADNYEPQMVGHIGFAVDQENTELLEQVNTSLARLKENGTLDAIFEEWGL; translated from the coding sequence ATGAAACCTAAATCCAACAATCAACCTCTTCTTCACTTTAAAAAAGCGATGCTGTTACCGGCAGTACTGGGCGCAGCCTTATCGCTCGGTACCACAGCCAACGCACAGGACGTGCTGAAAGCGGGCGGAACGCCAAGCGGGATTCCGTTTACGTTCCTGGACGTGCAAACCAATGAAATCACCGGCGCGATGGTCGACCTGGTCAATGCACTCGGCGAAGATATGGGTTATGAGGTCACTATTCAGGAGTCTCAGTTCAACGCATTAATACCCTCGCTGACCGCTGGACATATCGACATCATTTCCGCCGCGATGCTGAAGACCGAAGAGCGCGCCAAACAGGTCGCGTTCAGCGATGATGTCTATCCCTACGGTGAAGGCGTTGTGACCCGTCAGGACTACGATGGCGAGATCAACACACTGGAAGACCTCTCAGGCGAAGTGATTGGCGCCCAGGTAGGCACCACTTATGTGGAACAGCTCAACAACATGGGCATTTTTCCCGAAATCCGCAATTACGACTCACTGGCAGACATGATGCGCGACATCTCGTTAGGTCGCATTGTGGCGGGTGTCGGTGACGCGCCCATCATGGGCTATCACCTCAGCCAAGACCGCTTTCCAGAACTTCAGCTAGCCGACAACTACGAGCCACAAATGGTTGGCCATATTGGCTTTGCGGTTGACCAGGAGAACACCGAGCTGCTGGAACAAGTGAACACCTCACTTGCTCGCCTGAAAGAGAATGGCACCCTCGATGCCATCTTCGAAGAGTGGGGTTTATAA
- a CDS encoding amino acid ABC transporter permease produces the protein MEFSDITAFLPILLKGALITVQITIGALLLSTLLGLLLALMKLSPVRALSLAAGTFINVVRGLPIIVQLFYIYFVLPELGIQLSAFQASIIGLGVAYSAYQAENFRAGIEAIEAGQIEAARSIGMKSKLIMRRVVLPQAIRIALPPYGNTAVMILKDSSLASTITVAEMTRAGQLIAASTFQNTTVYTLVALLYLCLSLPLIFGVNRLERYFGKSAKGGQ, from the coding sequence ATGGAGTTTTCGGACATCACCGCCTTTCTACCCATTCTATTAAAAGGTGCTCTGATTACGGTGCAGATCACCATTGGCGCCCTACTGCTCAGCACCCTGCTCGGCCTGCTCTTAGCCCTGATGAAGCTCTCACCCGTGCGGGCGCTATCGCTTGCGGCAGGCACCTTCATCAATGTGGTGCGCGGTCTACCGATTATTGTTCAACTGTTTTATATCTACTTCGTACTCCCCGAACTCGGCATCCAGCTTAGTGCCTTCCAGGCAAGTATTATCGGGCTCGGCGTCGCCTACAGCGCCTATCAAGCGGAAAATTTCCGCGCCGGTATAGAAGCGATCGAAGCAGGCCAGATCGAAGCCGCCAGATCCATCGGCATGAAAAGCAAACTCATCATGCGCCGCGTAGTGCTTCCCCAAGCGATCCGTATTGCGCTACCTCCCTACGGCAACACAGCCGTCATGATTCTGAAAGACTCATCGCTCGCCTCCACCATCACCGTGGCCGAAATGACCCGGGCCGGGCAGTTAATTGCCGCCTCCACCTTTCAGAACACCACGGTCTACACCCTGGTGGCCCTGCTCTACCTCTGCCTTAGCCTACCGCTGATTTTTGGCGTTAACCGCCTAGAGCGCTATTTCGGAAAGTCAGCGAAAGGAGGCCAATAA
- a CDS encoding amino acid ABC transporter ATP-binding protein, with protein MININAIHKSFGDVEVLKGVSLTVAKGEVVCLIGPSGSGKSTVLRCINGLESYDQGSITINDRQVDVASKDINDLRTQVGMVFQRFNLFPHRTVVENVMEGPIFVKNEPRNIAHANAVALLEKVGLGDKVNAYPQQLSGGQQQRVAIARALAMQPEAILFDEPTSALDPELVGDVLTVMRDLANEGMTMVVVTHEMGFAKEVADRVCFLYGGQIVESGDAHTLLTQPSHERTQDFLRRVLNH; from the coding sequence ATGATCAATATCAACGCTATTCATAAATCCTTTGGCGACGTAGAAGTGCTCAAAGGGGTCAGCCTAACGGTCGCAAAGGGAGAAGTGGTTTGTCTGATTGGCCCCTCAGGTTCTGGCAAATCGACCGTGCTTCGCTGTATCAATGGCCTGGAGTCCTATGACCAGGGCAGCATTACGATCAACGACCGCCAGGTCGATGTGGCCAGCAAAGATATTAACGACCTACGAACTCAAGTCGGCATGGTCTTCCAGCGCTTCAACCTATTTCCCCACCGCACGGTGGTCGAAAACGTCATGGAGGGCCCGATCTTCGTCAAAAACGAACCCCGCAATATCGCCCACGCCAATGCCGTCGCCTTATTGGAGAAAGTCGGGCTGGGCGATAAAGTCAATGCCTACCCGCAGCAGCTGTCCGGCGGCCAACAGCAACGTGTCGCAATTGCCCGCGCCCTGGCCATGCAACCGGAAGCGATTCTGTTCGATGAGCCCACCTCCGCACTCGACCCCGAGCTGGTGGGCGATGTGTTAACCGTCATGCGTGACCTGGCCAACGAAGGCATGACCATGGTGGTCGTCACCCATGAAATGGGCTTTGCCAAAGAAGTCGCCGACCGAGTCTGCTTTCTGTATGGCGGGCAGATTGTCGAATCCGGCGATGCCCATACGCTGCTTACCCAGCCTTCTCACGAGCGTACCCAGGATTTTCTGCGCCGCGTGCTAAACCATTAA
- a CDS encoding NAD(P)/FAD-dependent oxidoreductase, whose protein sequence is MAIASHMPPSLWADTAPAGRNYPTLQGAQRSDVVIIGGGFTGLSAALALAKRGISVTLLEAESIGWGASGRNGGQVIPGLKYDPDELITRYGEERGQRMIALSARNADVVFELIKQHNIDCDAQQRGWIQPAVTHASLKSIESRARQWQSRGVDIVWLDQQQCAERLGTSEYLGGWVDPRAGGLNPLAYARGLAQAAHDSGATLHEHTRVTSLTRVEGRWRVMAEGGAEIQAERVLLCTNGYSDALQPKLASSLIAANSYQIATRPLTAEEGSHILPGGEVASDARKLLLYFRRDQAGRLLMGGRGSFNDPRKPSDFRHLENAISKLYPQLKDVEIAFRWAGRIAITQDSLPHLHEPQPGLTVALGYNGRGVAMGTHLGKLIGEHLGEPTLKEVLPFPFTPIKPIPMHGLQRLYVETVVNYYRARDWLER, encoded by the coding sequence ATGGCAATCGCATCCCATATGCCCCCCTCCCTGTGGGCTGACACAGCCCCCGCGGGCAGAAACTACCCAACGCTGCAAGGCGCTCAGCGCAGCGATGTGGTGATTATCGGCGGCGGTTTCACCGGCCTTTCCGCCGCCCTGGCACTCGCCAAGCGCGGTATAAGCGTCACCTTATTGGAAGCCGAAAGTATCGGCTGGGGCGCATCTGGCCGTAACGGCGGACAAGTCATCCCCGGTCTCAAATACGACCCGGATGAACTCATCACACGCTATGGCGAAGAGCGCGGCCAACGCATGATAGCGCTCTCAGCCCGCAATGCCGATGTGGTGTTTGAGCTTATAAAGCAGCACAACATTGACTGCGACGCGCAGCAGCGCGGCTGGATTCAACCCGCCGTTACCCACGCCAGCCTGAAATCGATTGAATCCCGAGCCCGCCAATGGCAGTCCCGCGGCGTCGATATCGTCTGGCTAGATCAGCAGCAGTGTGCGGAGCGCCTCGGCACCTCTGAGTATCTTGGCGGCTGGGTAGACCCCAGAGCCGGCGGGTTGAATCCGCTCGCCTACGCCCGTGGGCTGGCACAGGCAGCCCACGACAGCGGTGCAACGCTGCATGAACATACCCGCGTAACCTCATTGACCCGCGTCGAAGGGCGTTGGCGTGTAATGGCGGAAGGCGGGGCAGAAATTCAGGCGGAACGCGTCCTGCTCTGTACCAACGGTTACAGCGACGCCCTGCAGCCTAAACTTGCCAGCAGCCTGATCGCCGCTAATAGCTATCAGATTGCCACCCGCCCCCTCACGGCAGAGGAAGGCAGCCATATTTTACCAGGTGGCGAAGTGGCGTCAGATGCCCGCAAGCTGCTGCTTTACTTTCGCCGCGATCAGGCAGGGCGCCTGCTAATGGGTGGTCGTGGTTCCTTCAACGACCCGCGTAAACCCAGCGACTTCCGGCACCTCGAAAACGCCATAAGCAAACTCTACCCCCAGCTGAAGGACGTCGAGATCGCCTTTCGCTGGGCAGGACGCATCGCCATCACCCAGGATTCGCTTCCCCACCTACACGAACCCCAACCTGGGCTCACCGTGGCACTGGGCTATAATGGCCGTGGTGTGGCGATGGGTACACATCTAGGCAAGCTAATCGGCGAGCATCTGGGGGAGCCTACGCTGAAGGAAGTGCTTCCCTTTCCATTTACCCCCATCAAGCCGATTCCCATGCACGGTCTACAAAGACTGTATGTTGAAACGGTGGTCAACTACTATCGAGCCAGGGATTGGCTGGAGCGCTGA
- a CDS encoding IclR family transcriptional regulator: MKHANEPRSPQFNQSLEKAFALLELFDAQHSELSLSEIARFSALSMGSVQRITHTLEQLGYLVKAPASRKYRLGIRLMTLSANYLEADLLVDCANPYLSELSNSCLETVSLTEPCGLDMIYMARFTSRHYIPIHMPVGSSVPMYCSASGRAFLSALDDTRVQEYLTACELKAHTPNTITDISTLTELIRECRSRGVAWNDAEYFLGDINIAAPIRNAAGLPVAAVHITTPSSRWNLDRALEQLTPSLMECARAITKAPACVVNAIAFNNFFQ; this comes from the coding sequence ATGAAGCACGCCAACGAACCACGCTCACCGCAATTCAATCAATCGCTGGAGAAAGCGTTTGCACTACTTGAGCTGTTTGATGCTCAGCACAGCGAACTCAGTCTGTCGGAAATCGCCAGGTTTTCGGCGCTAAGTATGGGCTCGGTGCAGCGCATCACCCACACGCTCGAACAACTCGGCTATTTGGTCAAAGCGCCCGCCAGCCGCAAGTACCGGCTCGGCATTCGCCTGATGACCCTCTCCGCCAACTATTTGGAAGCCGACTTACTGGTCGATTGCGCCAACCCCTACCTGTCGGAATTGAGCAACAGTTGCCTGGAAACCGTGTCGCTAACCGAACCCTGCGGGCTCGACATGATCTACATGGCCCGTTTTACCAGCCGCCATTACATTCCCATTCATATGCCGGTGGGCAGCAGCGTACCGATGTACTGCTCCGCCTCTGGCAGAGCGTTTTTATCGGCGCTAGACGACACCCGCGTTCAAGAGTACTTAACCGCCTGCGAGTTAAAGGCTCATACTCCCAATACGATTACCGATATAAGCACCCTAACCGAACTGATCCGTGAATGTCGTTCACGCGGGGTCGCTTGGAACGATGCTGAATACTTTCTGGGGGATATCAACATCGCTGCACCGATACGAAACGCCGCCGGTTTACCGGTAGCCGCTGTGCACATCACAACCCCCAGTAGCCGCTGGAACCTTGATCGAGCATTGGAACAGTTGACCCCCTCGTTAATGGAGTGTGCTCGGGCGATAACCAAGGCGCCCGCATGCGTAGTTAACGCTATCGCGTTTAATAATTTTTTTCAATAA